In Sphingomonas paeninsulae, the following proteins share a genomic window:
- a CDS encoding CheR family methyltransferase has protein sequence MADRSVMSTGKTNFPIVAIGASAGGLDATTRLIDALPKSPGMAFILIQHLDPTHKSLMADLLAKHTVMPVVEATDGAAIEIDHIYTIASGTYLSVSGDVLKVSAPEAPRGFRKPFDFLLKSMAQGTEHPIVAIVLSGLDGDGSGGVLSVRDRGGLVIAQDPAEAEYESMPSSAIETGLVDATLRVDQMPEALATFAKTNGANGAPSPPIPGLADIIDILRKDTPHDFRLYKPGTLQRRIERRMGLANIPLDAMPKYLALLRKNAGERDLLAGDLLINVTTFFRDPKTFDLLASKVIPDLVNGHDGEQPLRVWVAGCSSGEEAYSIAILFMEAIAAVKRPIKLQMFASDVDSEAVARAREGLYPDAVAVDITPARLKRFFAHDEQGYRVNADLRDVIVFTVQDVISDPPFSRLDLISCRNLLIYLTPRAQAKVIALFHFALRKRGMLLLGSAETIASVTGRFEVVAKAERIYRQIGQGRLGLSDYDVGAAADKAAQVRGAADQVPKHAVGFADLTRRLVLETHAPAAVLIDRAGKCLYSLGPTDRYLQVASGYPSHDLLEMATPALRAKLRAAIGRVSKENRRVFIGHSRVGATAFGIDVQAVTSEGEELLLVAFIDDTAGAQGGGDAKSPATNARVGDLEHELALTRDELRIALDGLETSNQEQKAINEEALSVNEEYQSTNEELLTSKEELQSLNEELTALNGQLQETLERQRSTSDDLQNVLYSTDVATLFLDPDLNIRFFTPATRAVFNVIPGDIGRPLADLRALAVDDQLEDDAKKVLEGAAAIEHEIEVPGGSWFMRRILPYHTHDRKIEGIVITFTDITERKSSAKALRATKREAELANIAKSRFLAAASHDLRQPLQSLSLVQALLAHSVEDPKGAKLVARLGQTLDAMAGMLNVLLDINQIEAGVVQPEPKDFMLGDLFGRMRDEFMYQVQAQHLELRVRTCPLRVHSDPRLLEQMIRNLLGNAMKYTRTGRIVLGCRKIGTMMRIEVWDTGIGIAKDELHAIFDEFHQIDNAARERSKGLGLGLSIVQRLGALLDHDIGVRSKLGKGSVFSIEVPLAAEVEANKAVEIPVHMRATTTGKIIIVEDDPDVRDLLEQLLKTSGHRVRKAATGSAALALVAKGAIRPDLILADYNLPGAMDGLDVIGHFRKVLNHPLPGIILTGDISRATQARIASSDCVLLSKPVKAQELSAAIEALLGGSDRCSILPPLEHDSMSDVVIVVVDDDADVRNSIRDVLEEDGHVVEVFPDAESYLTAYRSDREGCLLLDAGLPGIGGLELLVRLQEMGNPMSTIMLTGSNDLTLAISAMKAGACDFIEKPVGKDALMASIGRALAQSHDTSIVHAFEEAAARHVAELTPRQREIMDLVLAGHPSKNIAADLGISQRTVENHRASIMKKMDVRSLPELARLALAAEDKSFSTHA, from the coding sequence TTGGCCGACCGCTCGGTCATGTCGACAGGAAAGACGAATTTTCCGATCGTGGCGATTGGCGCATCGGCAGGGGGACTTGATGCCACGACTAGGCTGATCGATGCTCTGCCGAAATCGCCTGGCATGGCGTTCATTTTGATTCAGCATCTCGACCCGACCCACAAGAGCTTGATGGCCGATCTGCTCGCAAAGCATACGGTGATGCCTGTCGTTGAGGCGACGGACGGCGCTGCCATCGAAATTGATCATATCTATACGATCGCGTCGGGCACGTATCTTTCCGTGTCTGGCGACGTCCTTAAAGTCTCGGCTCCAGAAGCCCCGCGGGGTTTCCGAAAGCCGTTCGATTTCCTGTTAAAATCCATGGCACAAGGCACAGAGCATCCTATCGTGGCGATCGTGCTGTCGGGTCTGGACGGAGACGGCAGCGGCGGCGTGCTTAGCGTCAGGGACCGCGGTGGCCTCGTCATTGCGCAAGATCCCGCAGAAGCCGAATATGAGAGCATGCCGTCCAGCGCGATCGAAACCGGGCTGGTCGATGCGACATTACGTGTCGACCAGATGCCTGAGGCGCTTGCGACATTTGCCAAGACGAATGGGGCGAACGGCGCCCCCAGTCCACCGATCCCTGGTTTGGCCGACATAATCGATATACTTCGAAAGGATACGCCGCACGATTTTCGGCTCTACAAGCCTGGTACACTCCAGCGACGCATCGAGCGCCGCATGGGGCTTGCCAATATCCCGCTTGATGCGATGCCGAAGTACCTAGCGCTGTTGCGCAAAAATGCAGGCGAACGCGATTTGCTCGCTGGCGACTTACTGATCAATGTCACGACGTTCTTTCGCGATCCAAAGACGTTTGACCTGCTGGCCAGCAAGGTGATCCCCGATCTCGTCAACGGCCACGATGGCGAACAGCCCCTTCGCGTTTGGGTCGCAGGGTGCAGTAGCGGCGAAGAGGCCTATTCGATCGCGATCCTGTTTATGGAAGCAATCGCAGCCGTCAAGCGTCCGATCAAGCTCCAGATGTTCGCTTCTGACGTCGATTCCGAGGCCGTCGCCCGGGCGCGTGAGGGCCTGTATCCCGATGCCGTTGCCGTCGATATCACACCGGCACGCCTCAAACGGTTTTTCGCCCATGATGAACAGGGCTATCGCGTCAATGCCGATCTACGCGATGTGATCGTGTTTACCGTGCAGGACGTAATATCGGACCCGCCGTTTTCACGCCTCGACCTGATCTCATGCCGTAATCTTCTGATTTATCTGACCCCGCGTGCGCAGGCGAAGGTCATCGCCCTGTTCCACTTCGCGCTGCGCAAGCGCGGCATGCTCCTTCTGGGCAGCGCTGAGACGATCGCAAGTGTGACGGGGCGCTTCGAGGTGGTCGCAAAGGCCGAGCGGATTTACCGCCAGATCGGGCAAGGTCGCCTCGGATTATCGGATTATGATGTCGGGGCAGCGGCGGATAAAGCTGCGCAGGTGCGCGGTGCGGCGGATCAGGTGCCAAAACACGCAGTGGGCTTTGCCGACCTAACACGCCGCCTGGTGCTGGAGACGCATGCTCCAGCGGCCGTGCTGATCGACCGCGCGGGTAAATGCCTGTATTCATTGGGACCAACCGACCGGTATTTGCAGGTTGCCTCCGGTTACCCCTCGCACGATCTGCTCGAGATGGCGACGCCGGCGCTGCGCGCCAAGTTACGTGCTGCCATCGGCCGGGTCAGTAAAGAGAACCGCCGCGTGTTCATCGGCCACAGCCGGGTTGGTGCCACCGCTTTCGGCATCGACGTCCAGGCTGTAACCAGCGAAGGCGAGGAGCTTTTACTCGTCGCTTTCATAGACGATACGGCCGGTGCGCAGGGCGGCGGTGATGCAAAATCGCCGGCGACCAATGCCCGTGTCGGCGATCTTGAACACGAGCTTGCGCTCACGCGAGACGAATTGCGCATTGCGCTGGATGGCCTGGAGACTTCGAATCAAGAGCAAAAGGCGATCAACGAGGAAGCGCTGTCGGTCAACGAGGAGTACCAGTCGACGAATGAAGAACTGCTTACTTCAAAAGAAGAACTGCAGTCGCTCAACGAGGAGCTTACCGCGCTAAACGGTCAGCTGCAGGAAACACTAGAACGTCAGCGTTCGACTTCGGACGACCTCCAGAACGTGCTCTACAGCACCGACGTCGCAACCCTGTTTTTAGATCCAGATCTGAACATTCGCTTTTTCACCCCGGCCACTCGCGCAGTCTTTAACGTCATTCCCGGAGACATTGGCCGACCGCTGGCGGATCTGCGTGCGCTGGCAGTCGACGATCAGCTCGAAGATGACGCGAAGAAAGTGCTTGAGGGCGCAGCGGCGATCGAGCACGAGATCGAGGTCCCGGGCGGTAGCTGGTTCATGCGGCGTATTTTGCCTTATCATACGCATGACAGAAAAATCGAAGGTATCGTGATCACCTTCACCGATATCACCGAGCGCAAAAGCTCGGCCAAGGCGCTGCGTGCGACGAAGCGTGAAGCCGAACTTGCCAATATCGCAAAATCGCGGTTCCTTGCAGCCGCTAGCCATGACCTGCGCCAGCCGCTGCAATCGCTTTCGCTGGTGCAGGCGCTGCTGGCGCATTCGGTTGAGGATCCGAAGGGGGCCAAGCTCGTCGCACGGCTCGGTCAGACCTTGGATGCGATGGCGGGGATGCTCAACGTTCTGCTCGACATCAACCAGATCGAGGCGGGGGTCGTGCAGCCCGAGCCGAAGGACTTCATGCTCGGCGACCTCTTTGGTCGAATGCGCGACGAGTTCATGTACCAGGTCCAGGCTCAGCATCTCGAACTCCGGGTCAGAACCTGCCCGCTGCGCGTCCATAGCGACCCGCGTTTGCTTGAGCAAATGATCCGCAACCTGCTCGGCAACGCGATGAAATACACCCGGACCGGTCGTATCGTACTCGGGTGCCGCAAGATCGGCACTATGATGCGGATCGAAGTCTGGGATACCGGGATCGGCATTGCAAAGGATGAGCTACACGCCATTTTCGACGAGTTCCACCAAATCGACAACGCAGCGCGCGAACGTAGCAAAGGTCTTGGCCTTGGCCTTTCGATCGTCCAGCGATTGGGCGCGTTGCTCGATCACGACATTGGGGTGCGATCCAAGCTGGGCAAAGGTTCGGTTTTTTCGATCGAGGTTCCGCTTGCGGCGGAGGTTGAAGCGAACAAGGCTGTCGAGATACCAGTTCACATGCGGGCAACGACGACCGGTAAGATAATCATCGTTGAGGACGATCCAGATGTACGCGACCTGCTTGAGCAATTGCTGAAAACGAGCGGACACCGCGTGCGCAAGGCTGCTACAGGTTCGGCCGCGCTAGCCTTGGTCGCTAAAGGCGCGATACGGCCAGATCTTATTCTCGCCGACTATAATTTACCCGGAGCAATGGACGGACTCGACGTCATCGGGCACTTCCGCAAGGTGCTTAATCACCCTCTGCCCGGCATCATTTTGACGGGTGATATTTCCAGAGCGACCCAGGCAAGGATCGCTAGCAGCGACTGCGTGCTTTTAAGCAAGCCGGTAAAAGCGCAAGAGCTTTCCGCGGCTATCGAGGCGCTGCTCGGCGGCAGCGATCGATGTTCCATCCTCCCACCCTTGGAACATGACTCCATGTCGGACGTCGTGATTGTCGTTGTCGATGATGATGCAGATGTTCGGAACTCGATCCGGGATGTTCTCGAAGAAGACGGCCATGTGGTCGAAGTGTTTCCCGATGCCGAATCCTATCTCACCGCATATCGATCCGATCGTGAGGGATGCCTGCTACTTGACGCCGGCTTGCCCGGCATCGGCGGGCTCGAACTGCTGGTGCGGTTGCAGGAGATGGGCAACCCAATGTCAACGATTATGCTGACTGGTAGCAATGATCTCACGTTAG